The window AAAAAAGAAATAGTATAGAAAAAAAATCAGCAACGCAATCACAAACGAGAAAATGACCTTGCCCACCGTTTGTATTTTTTTGTATCTGCGTCTTTTAATCATTTTTGTTTTTTAGAAAACACCCTATATGCCCATCAAACACTTTTTCTGGAAACCTCTCTTCATAATTTGTCCTATGATCTTTCACCATTTTGTAAGGATGGAGAACATAAGACCTTATCTGATTGCCCCATTCAATAGAAACATCCTTAGAAGAGTAACTTGATTTTGCTTTTTCCCTCTGCTCTTTTTTCAGCGTAAAAAGTTTTCCACGCAAAATCTCAAGTGCACACTCTTTGTTTCTTGCCTGTGACCTCTCACCCTCACAATGAACCAGTATGCCCGTCTCTTTGTGTTTTATACGAACTGATGTCTCCCTTTTGTTTACATTCTGACCCCCAGGACCACTTGAACGAGCAAGAAACACCTCCACATCCTCTGGGTTTATTATAACCTCTTTGAGTGGCGGAAGTTTGGGTATAACTTCAACAAGCGCGAAAGAAGTGTGTCGCTGTTTCTTTGCATTAAAAGGAGAAACCCTAACAAGCCGATGGACACCCGATTCATTTTTTAATGTCGCATAAGAACCCTTTTTTAGGACCTCCATTTTCCCGCTTTTTAGACCCTTGTGCTCTGTCTCTTTTTTTTCAATAATAGCAACCTCCCACCCCTCTCTTTCAAAAAATTTATAATACATCTCAAAAAGCATCCTCGCAAAATCTTCAGCATCATCACCCCCTGCCCCTGAGATAATAGTCAATATGGCTGGATAATTCTCTGAACCCCCACCCGACTTTTTTAATTCATGAAGTTCCTGTGTAAGCTCTGCTGCTCGCTTCTTATCATCCCAAAAACCAGGGATCTGCATCTCCTCCTCTATCTCCTTTATTCTTTTTGTTGTTTGATTAGACATATAATAATTATATCAAAATCATCTCGGACAGAAAGAGCAGACAAAAGTGCTATATTTTTCAAGTAGTAACAACCAACTTGGCATATGGTATAATAAAACCAGTGGAGCAAAAGGGCTCCGCAAAGAAAAAGGAGGAAATGTGATGA is drawn from Candidatus Campbellbacteria bacterium and contains these coding sequences:
- a CDS encoding PCRF domain-containing protein; this encodes MSNQTTKRIKEIEEEMQIPGFWDDKKRAAELTQELHELKKSGGGSENYPAILTIISGAGGDDAEDFARMLFEMYYKFFEREGWEVAIIEKKETEHKGLKSGKMEVLKKGSYATLKNESGVHRLVRVSPFNAKKQRHTSFALVEVIPKLPPLKEVIINPEDVEVFLARSSGPGGQNVNKRETSVRIKHKETGILVHCEGERSQARNKECALEILRGKLFTLKKEQREKAKSSYSSKDVSIEWGNQIRSYVLHPYKMVKDHRTNYEERFPEKVFDGHIGCFLKNKND